From the Marivivens sp. LCG002 genome, the window GCGGCCTTTACCCCGACGTGGATTGCCAAGGATCGCGCCGCAGGTGTCAAAGCCGCCGAGGCTGCAGGAGCCGAGATCATTCTCCTTGATGACGGGTTCCAGAATCCCGCCGTGCACAAGGACATCTCGATTGTTGTAGTGGACGCCAAACGCGGCTTCGGCAACGGGGCAGTGATGCCCGCAGGACCGCTCCGCGAACCTGTGGACAAAGGTCTGAAACGGGCCGATTTCGTCCTGACCATCGGCGATCAAAACGCCTTTGACCGCGCGCTTCCCGTGCCGCGTTTGCGTGGATCGCTCAAGCCGCTGATGACGGGGATGCAGTGGCAGGGGATGCGCGTTCTGGCCTTTGCGGGGATCGGCGACCCGTCGAAATTCTTTGCCACCTTGCGAAGTCTCGGGGCCGAGGTGATCCGCGGCGAAGCGCTCGAAGATCACCAGCCGCTAACCGAAGCGCTCATGACGCGCCTCGAGCTCGAAGGAAAAACCCGCATCGCACAGCTCGTCACCACCGAAAAAGACGCCGTGCGCCTTCCCGACAGCTTCCGCCCCAAG encodes:
- the lpxK gene encoding tetraacyldisaccharide 4'-kinase; translated protein: MAAPRFWYQPKGLFSTVLAPLGWLYAMGTARRLRGASYRASVPVICIGNINVGGTGKTPTTIALAQKLISMGIEPHVVSRGYGGRLQGPVRVVERSHTAHDVGDEPLLIAAFTPTWIAKDRAAGVKAAEAAGAEIILLDDGFQNPAVHKDISIVVVDAKRGFGNGAVMPAGPLREPVDKGLKRADFVLTIGDQNAFDRALPVPRLRGSLKPLMTGMQWQGMRVLAFAGIGDPSKFFATLRSLGAEVIRGEALEDHQPLTEALMTRLELEGKTRIAQLVTTEKDAVRLPDSFRPKVLTLPVRLELEDWEPLLERLAPLLEK